One window from the genome of Oryza glaberrima chromosome 3, OglaRS2, whole genome shotgun sequence encodes:
- the LOC127766991 gene encoding homeobox protein knotted-1-like 8 isoform X1: protein MESFASFAGGGSSSTTARLPELISPENPDHISPPPLLYQLLAGPESSARQHGRDGHHHGGGSGAAAAAAVQGQVSPAGAEAAVKAEIMSHPQYSALLAAYLGCKKVGAPPDVLTKLTAVPAAQQLDEADGHPRRRHEPQRDDDPDQLDQFMDAYCSMLTRYREELERPIQEAAEFFSRVETQLDSLAESNCEGTGSSEEEQDQDTSCPEEIDPSDKQLKHQLLRKYGGSLGDLRQVFSKRTKKGKLPKEARQKLLHWWELHYKWPYPSEMEKMTLAQTTGLDQKQINNWFINQRKRHWKPTPVAGTAFPTMEAAGGGFRHSGHGGGLAAAAALPLYMGRPFVVDGMYRLGS from the exons ATGGAGAGCTTCGCCAGTTTCGCAGgaggtggcagcagcagcaccacagCTCGGTTGCCGGAGCTGATCTCGCCGGAGAACCCGGACCACATCTCGCCGCCCCCGTTGCTGTACCAGCTGCTCGCCGGCCCGGAGTCGTCGGCGCGGCAGCATGGGCGTGATGGGCATCACcacggcggcggtagcggcgcagcagcagcagcagctgtgcAGGGACAGGTCTCGCcggcgggcgcggaggcggcggtcaAGGCCGAGATCATGTCGCATCCACAGTACTCGGCTCTCCTAGCCGCCTACTTAGGCTGCAAAAAG GTCGGGGCGCCGCCGGATGTACTGACCAAGCTCACGGCTGtgccggcggcgcagcagctggACGAAGCCGACGGCCACCCTCGTCGCCGGCACGAGCCACAGCGTGATGACGACCCGGATCAGCTCGATCAGTTCATG GACGCGTACTGCAGCATGCTGACGAGGTACAGGGAGGAGCTGGAGCGGCCGATCCAGGAAGCCGCGGAGTTCTTCAGCAGGGTGGAGACGCAGCTCGATTCGCTCGCTG AGAGTAATTGTGAAGGCACGGGATCATCAGAGGAAGAGCAAGACCAAGACACGAGCTGTCCTGAGGAGATCGACCCTAGTGACAAGCAGCTGAAGCACCAGCTTCTGAGGAAGTACGGTGGCTCGTTGGGCGATCTCCGGCAGGTGTTCTCCAAGAGGACCAAGAAAGGGAAGCTTCCCAAGGAGGCCAGGCAGAAGCTTCTGCACTGGTGGGAGCTGCACTACAAGTGGCCCTATCCCTCC GAGATGGAGAAGATGACGCTGGCGCAGACGACGGGGCTGGACCAGAAGCAGATCAACAACTGGTTCATCAACCAGAGGAAGCGGCACTGGAAGCCGACGCCGGTGGCAGGCACGGCCTTCCCGACGATGGAAGCTGCCGGAGGCGGCTTCCGACActccggccacggcggcggccttgcggcggcggcggcgctgccgctgtACATGGGCAGGCCGTTCGTTGTGGACGGCATGTACCGGCTCGGGTCTTGA
- the LOC127766991 gene encoding homeobox protein knotted-1-like 8 isoform X2: protein MESFASFAGGGSSSTTARLPELISPENPDHISPPPLLYQLLAGPESSARQHGRDGHHHGGGSGAAAAAAVQGQVSPAGAEAAVKAEIMSHPQYSALLAAYLGCKKVGAPPDVLTKLTAVPAAQQLDEADGHPRRRHEPQRDDDPDQLDQFMDAYCSMLTRYREELERPIQEAAEFFSRVETQLDSLAGTGSSEEEQDQDTSCPEEIDPSDKQLKHQLLRKYGGSLGDLRQVFSKRTKKGKLPKEARQKLLHWWELHYKWPYPSEMEKMTLAQTTGLDQKQINNWFINQRKRHWKPTPVAGTAFPTMEAAGGGFRHSGHGGGLAAAAALPLYMGRPFVVDGMYRLGS, encoded by the exons ATGGAGAGCTTCGCCAGTTTCGCAGgaggtggcagcagcagcaccacagCTCGGTTGCCGGAGCTGATCTCGCCGGAGAACCCGGACCACATCTCGCCGCCCCCGTTGCTGTACCAGCTGCTCGCCGGCCCGGAGTCGTCGGCGCGGCAGCATGGGCGTGATGGGCATCACcacggcggcggtagcggcgcagcagcagcagcagctgtgcAGGGACAGGTCTCGCcggcgggcgcggaggcggcggtcaAGGCCGAGATCATGTCGCATCCACAGTACTCGGCTCTCCTAGCCGCCTACTTAGGCTGCAAAAAG GTCGGGGCGCCGCCGGATGTACTGACCAAGCTCACGGCTGtgccggcggcgcagcagctggACGAAGCCGACGGCCACCCTCGTCGCCGGCACGAGCCACAGCGTGATGACGACCCGGATCAGCTCGATCAGTTCATG GACGCGTACTGCAGCATGCTGACGAGGTACAGGGAGGAGCTGGAGCGGCCGATCCAGGAAGCCGCGGAGTTCTTCAGCAGGGTGGAGACGCAGCTCGATTCGCTCGCTG GCACGGGATCATCAGAGGAAGAGCAAGACCAAGACACGAGCTGTCCTGAGGAGATCGACCCTAGTGACAAGCAGCTGAAGCACCAGCTTCTGAGGAAGTACGGTGGCTCGTTGGGCGATCTCCGGCAGGTGTTCTCCAAGAGGACCAAGAAAGGGAAGCTTCCCAAGGAGGCCAGGCAGAAGCTTCTGCACTGGTGGGAGCTGCACTACAAGTGGCCCTATCCCTCC GAGATGGAGAAGATGACGCTGGCGCAGACGACGGGGCTGGACCAGAAGCAGATCAACAACTGGTTCATCAACCAGAGGAAGCGGCACTGGAAGCCGACGCCGGTGGCAGGCACGGCCTTCCCGACGATGGAAGCTGCCGGAGGCGGCTTCCGACActccggccacggcggcggccttgcggcggcggcggcgctgccgctgtACATGGGCAGGCCGTTCGTTGTGGACGGCATGTACCGGCTCGGGTCTTGA
- the LOC127766990 gene encoding homeobox protein knotted-1-like 9, producing the protein MESFASLAGGGSSSTTARLPELIPPENPDRISPPPLLYQLLAGSASSARHGHGHHHGGGGGAAAAAVQGLQVSPAGAEAAMKAEIMSHPQYSALFAAYLGCKKVGAPPDVLTKLTAVPAAQQQLDAADGHPRRRHEPRRDDDVPDHQLDQFMDAYCSMLTRYREELERPILEAAEFFSMVETQLDSIADSNCEGTGSSEEEQDTSCPEAEEIDPSDKQLKHQLLMKYGGSLGDLRQAFSKRTKKGKLPKEARLKLLHWWELHYDKWPYPSEMEKMTLAQTTGLDQKQISNWFINQRKRHWKPTPVAGMTFPTVEAAGGGFRHSGHDGGLAAAAAALPLYMGSWPFVVDGMYRLGS; encoded by the exons ATGGAGAGCTTCGCCAGTCTCGCAGgaggtggcagcagcagcaccacagCTCGGTTGCCGGAGCTGATCCCGCCGGAGAACCCGGACCGCATCTCGCCGCCCCCGTTGCTGTACCAGCTGCTCGCCggctcggcgtcgtcggcgcggcATGGGCATGGacaccaccacggcggcggtggcggcgcagcagcagcagctgtgcAGGGACTACAGGTCTCGCcggcgggcgcggaggcggcgatgaAGGCCGAGATCATGTCGCATCCGCAGTACTCGGCTCTCTTCGCCGCCTACTTAGGCTGCAAAAag GTCGGGGCGCCGCCGGATGTACTGACCAAGCTCACGGCCGtgccggcggcgcagcagcagctggacGCAGCCGACGGCCACCCTCGTCGCCGGCACGAGCCACGGCGTGATGACGACGTCCCGGATCATCAGCTCGATCAGTTCATG GACGCGTACTGCAGCATGCTGACGAGGTACAGGGAGGAGCTGGAGCGGCCGATCCTGGAAGCCGCGGAGTTCTTCAGCATGGTGGAGACGCAGCTTGATTCGATCGCTg ACAGTAATTGTGAAGGCACGGGATCATCCGAGGAAGAGCAAGACACGAGCTGTCCTGAGGCTGAGGAGATCGACCCTAGTGACAAGCAGCTGAAGCACCAGCTTCTGATGAAGTACGGTGGCTCGTTGGGCGATCTCCGGCAGGCGTTCTCCAAGAGGACCAAGAAAGGGAAGCTCCCCAAGGAGGCCAGGCTGAAGCTTCTGCACTGGTGGGAGCTGCACTACGACAAATGGCCCTATCCCTCC GAGATGGAGAAGATGACGCTGGCGCAGACGACGGGGCTGGACCAGAAGCAGATCAGCAACTGGTTCATCAACCAGAGGAAGCGGCACTGGAAGCCGACGCCGGTGGCAGGCATGACCTTCCCGACAGTGGAAGCTGCCGGAGGCGGCTTCCGACACTccggccacgacggcggccttgcggcggcggcggcggcgcttccgcTGTACATGGGCAGCTGGCCGTTCGTTGTGGACGGCATGTACCGGCTCGGGTCTTGA